A single genomic interval of Arthrobacter sp. NicSoilB8 harbors:
- a CDS encoding anti-sigma factor, translating to MNAHDNNRLPGGFTADIPTDLASGRIVDLAEIYALNAVDDAERAAIEHFLASAPGADRDAFNDRVRQARETLAASFTAEEEPPAGLLDRIMSSLPAQAAGRSPAVAPLPDAAPRLTPVTPHPVRDTTELPVTDELGAARKRRDERRRPQGMRNWLVGVAAAAVIALGGVGVGAYVANQNDPLNQVMQASDVRQATVDVNGGGTATVSISPSKDAAVVKMNGVPAPPAGKVYQMWLIPKDGSAPVSQGLMDAEALSKPAVVKGIGSAAALGITVEPAGGSTSPTLPTVAAAPLGA from the coding sequence ATGAACGCGCATGACAACAACCGCCTCCCCGGCGGCTTCACAGCAGACATCCCCACAGACCTGGCCTCCGGCCGCATCGTGGACCTTGCCGAGATTTACGCCCTCAACGCGGTGGACGACGCCGAACGGGCCGCCATCGAGCACTTCCTCGCCTCTGCACCTGGCGCAGACCGGGATGCCTTCAACGACCGCGTCCGGCAGGCCCGGGAGACTCTGGCCGCCAGCTTCACCGCGGAGGAGGAACCCCCGGCCGGCCTGCTGGACCGGATCATGTCCTCGCTGCCGGCGCAGGCGGCGGGGCGTTCGCCCGCCGTCGCACCCCTCCCGGATGCCGCGCCGCGGCTGACGCCCGTCACGCCGCACCCGGTACGCGACACCACGGAACTGCCCGTTACTGACGAGCTCGGCGCCGCCCGCAAGCGCAGGGACGAACGCCGCCGCCCGCAGGGCATGCGGAACTGGCTTGTCGGCGTCGCGGCTGCGGCCGTGATCGCCCTTGGCGGTGTGGGAGTCGGCGCGTATGTGGCGAACCAGAACGATCCGCTGAACCAGGTCATGCAGGCCAGCGACGTCCGGCAGGCCACCGTCGACGTCAACGGAGGCGGCACCGCCACCGTGTCGATTTCCCCGTCCAAGGACGCCGCCGTCGTCAAGATGAACGGTGTCCCGGCTCCGCCGGCCGGCAAGGTCTACCAGATGTGGCTGATCCCCAAGGACGGATCGGCTCCGGTATCGCAGGGCCTCATGGACGCCGAAGCCCTCTCCAAGCCGGCCGTCGTCAAGGGCATCGGCTCCGCCGCCGCCCTGGGCATCACGGTCGAACCCGCAGGCGGGTCCACGTCACCAACCCTGCCGACCGTCGCCGCCGCGCCTCTGGGCGCCTAG
- a CDS encoding gluconate:H+ symporter → MIATQLPAAVDAVSGVNTQLLIIAGLGIALLVVLIAKFKFHPFLALILGSGFVGLAAGVEPAKVIANFEDGVGGVLKEVGLLVALGAMLGKLLADSGGANRVVDTLLAKATGNKLVWSITLVAVIIGLPMFFEIGLVLLLPVIVLVTQRSKMPLMRIAIPALAGLSVLHGLVPPHPGPLIAISAVKAELGTTLALGILVAIPTVIICGPLFSRLAARWVPVGAPAVAGGVDTVHGADMEGVKRPPSFIVTLLTILFPVVLMLLKAVMDIIWPDPKTAPAIRTFFDFVGQPLVAMTLAVLLAMVSFGYAVGLNGSKITSKIAASLGPIAGILLIVGAGGGFKQTLIGAGVGDSVKAWAEGTNMSVLLLGFIVAVALRLATGSATVATVTAAGIVAPLASSLTPTHAALLALAIGAGSLFFSHVNDAGFWLVKELFGLTVGQTFKTWSVMETLISVVSFGLVMLLSLVI, encoded by the coding sequence CTGATAGCAACGCAGCTTCCGGCTGCCGTTGACGCCGTGTCCGGCGTCAACACCCAACTACTGATCATCGCTGGCCTGGGCATCGCCCTGCTCGTGGTGCTGATCGCCAAGTTCAAGTTCCACCCCTTCCTGGCCCTGATTCTGGGCTCCGGTTTCGTCGGCCTCGCCGCCGGCGTGGAGCCGGCCAAGGTGATCGCCAACTTCGAGGACGGTGTGGGAGGGGTCCTGAAGGAAGTCGGCCTGCTGGTCGCACTCGGCGCGATGCTGGGCAAGCTGCTGGCTGACTCCGGCGGCGCCAACCGGGTGGTCGACACCCTCCTGGCCAAAGCCACCGGAAACAAGCTGGTCTGGTCCATCACCCTCGTCGCGGTAATCATCGGCCTGCCGATGTTCTTCGAGATCGGGCTCGTCCTGCTGCTGCCCGTGATCGTCCTCGTCACGCAGCGCTCCAAGATGCCGCTCATGCGCATCGCCATCCCGGCGCTGGCCGGCCTGTCCGTGCTGCACGGACTCGTGCCGCCGCACCCGGGACCGCTGATCGCGATCAGCGCCGTCAAGGCTGAACTGGGCACCACGCTGGCCCTCGGCATCCTCGTCGCCATCCCCACGGTGATCATCTGCGGCCCGCTCTTCTCCCGCCTGGCAGCCCGGTGGGTGCCCGTCGGCGCCCCCGCCGTCGCCGGCGGCGTCGACACCGTGCACGGCGCGGACATGGAGGGCGTCAAGCGTCCGCCGAGCTTCATCGTCACGCTGTTGACCATCCTCTTCCCCGTGGTGCTCATGCTGCTCAAAGCCGTCATGGACATCATCTGGCCCGACCCCAAGACGGCCCCGGCCATCCGGACGTTCTTCGACTTCGTCGGGCAGCCGCTTGTTGCGATGACCCTGGCGGTCCTGCTGGCCATGGTGAGCTTCGGCTACGCCGTGGGCCTCAACGGCAGCAAGATCACGAGCAAGATCGCGGCCAGCCTCGGCCCGATCGCCGGGATCCTCCTGATCGTCGGCGCCGGCGGCGGCTTCAAGCAGACGCTCATTGGCGCCGGCGTCGGGGACTCCGTGAAGGCCTGGGCCGAGGGGACCAACATGTCCGTCCTGCTGCTCGGCTTCATCGTGGCCGTCGCCCTGCGCCTGGCAACAGGCTCGGCCACGGTCGCCACCGTGACGGCCGCCGGCATCGTGGCTCCACTCGCCAGTTCGCTGACGCCGACCCACGCCGCGCTGCTGGCCCTCGCCATCGGCGCCGGCTCGCTGTTCTTCTCGCACGTGAACGATGCCGGCTTCTGGCTCGTCAAGGAGCTGTTCGGACTGACGGTGGGACAGACGTTCAAAACCTGGTCCGTCATGGAAACGCTGATCTCCGTGGTGAGCTTCGGCCTGGTCATGCTGCTCTCGCTCGTGATTTAG
- a CDS encoding gluconokinase translates to MAKTAQHPVLVIMGVSGSGKSTVAGLLAGRLGWDLAEGDDLHPEANVAKMQAGQPLTDEDRWPWLESIADWIRAHTEAGTPGVVTCSALKKRYRDILRGEGVVFVFLEGSQDKISDRLASRHGHFMPPALLESQFEALEAPTEDENFIALSVSASPAEEAQEVITRLHLDAADARP, encoded by the coding sequence ATGGCGAAGACTGCGCAACACCCCGTTCTTGTGATCATGGGCGTCTCCGGATCCGGCAAATCAACTGTCGCTGGACTGCTGGCCGGCAGGCTGGGCTGGGATCTGGCCGAGGGCGACGACCTGCACCCCGAAGCGAATGTGGCCAAGATGCAAGCAGGCCAGCCGCTGACCGACGAGGATCGGTGGCCCTGGCTGGAAAGCATCGCCGACTGGATCCGGGCCCATACAGAGGCCGGGACTCCCGGCGTCGTGACCTGTTCGGCGCTGAAGAAGCGCTACCGAGACATCCTGCGCGGCGAAGGAGTGGTCTTTGTGTTCCTTGAGGGTTCACAGGACAAGATCTCGGACCGGCTGGCTTCCCGCCACGGGCACTTCATGCCTCCGGCCCTGCTCGAGTCCCAGTTCGAGGCCCTCGAGGCGCCCACCGAGGACGAGAACTTCATTGCCCTGTCCGTCTCCGCATCGCCGGCGGAAGAGGCACAGGAAGTCATCACCCGGCTTCATCTCGACGCTGCCGACGCCAGGCCCTGA
- a CDS encoding PIG-L deacetylase family protein translates to MSPNAVPAQSPFDPEMSRVERVLCFTAHPDDIDFGAAGTIAAWTAAGVAVSYCIMTDGDAGGFDPAQRDEIVRLRMAEQQRAAALVGVTDIHYLHQRDGYLEPSHEVMREVVRLIRQLRPDVVLSMHPERNWNRIQKSHPDHLAVGEAVTRAVYPALENPFAYPELAESGLDAYKLPWLWLFAGPEERENHFVDVTEHVESKLAAVHIHVSQHPDVDAMERTVRGLMLSTGARAGLPAGRSAEAFHVVTVNGPGTIAGF, encoded by the coding sequence ATGAGCCCCAACGCCGTTCCGGCGCAAAGCCCGTTCGATCCGGAAATGTCCCGGGTCGAGCGGGTGCTTTGTTTCACGGCCCACCCCGACGACATCGATTTCGGCGCCGCCGGCACGATTGCGGCCTGGACTGCCGCGGGCGTCGCGGTCAGCTACTGCATCATGACCGACGGCGACGCCGGCGGCTTCGATCCCGCGCAGCGCGACGAAATCGTGCGTCTGCGCATGGCGGAGCAGCAGCGCGCCGCCGCCCTGGTGGGCGTCACGGACATCCATTACCTGCACCAGCGCGACGGCTACCTTGAGCCCTCGCATGAGGTGATGCGCGAGGTGGTGCGCCTGATCCGGCAGCTCCGGCCCGACGTCGTGCTGTCCATGCATCCGGAGCGCAACTGGAACCGGATCCAGAAGAGCCACCCGGATCACCTGGCCGTGGGGGAAGCCGTGACCCGTGCCGTGTATCCCGCACTGGAAAACCCCTTCGCGTACCCGGAGCTGGCCGAGTCCGGGTTGGACGCCTACAAGCTGCCGTGGCTGTGGCTTTTCGCCGGGCCGGAAGAGCGCGAAAACCACTTCGTGGACGTCACGGAACACGTCGAAAGCAAGCTTGCCGCCGTCCACATCCACGTCAGCCAGCACCCCGACGTCGACGCCATGGAGCGTACGGTCCGCGGCCTCATGCTCAGCACCGGCGCGCGCGCCGGGCTCCCTGCCGGACGCAGCGCCGAGGCCTTCCACGTCGTAACAGTCAACGGCCCGGGGACCATCGCCGGGTTCTAG
- a CDS encoding electron transfer flavoprotein subunit alpha/FixB family protein produces the protein MAKVLVFIDNPGQALKKSSLELLTIARSLGETVAAVNGELHDAAAAALAAYGAEALYVPSAADLDAYLVGPKAAFLAAAVDAAGADVVMAENSAEGKEIAARLGIRLGAGVITDVVAVDADGTAHKSVLAGSYTTTAKATTPVSVLTVKSNSITPEPAASATAPESVTVQLPADATAASARVTARNEKPASGRPDLAEARIVVAGGRGVDGNFGPLEELADALGAAIGASRAATDAGWIGHDAQVGQTGKTVSPQLYISAGISGAIQQKAGMQTAKVIVAVNKDAESPIFEIADFGIVGDLFQVLPQATAEIKKRKG, from the coding sequence ATGGCAAAAGTACTCGTTTTCATTGACAACCCCGGTCAGGCGCTGAAGAAGTCGAGCCTGGAACTGCTCACGATCGCCCGTTCCCTCGGCGAGACCGTGGCCGCCGTCAACGGCGAACTGCACGACGCAGCCGCGGCGGCCCTGGCGGCGTACGGCGCCGAGGCGCTGTACGTCCCGTCCGCCGCAGACCTCGACGCCTACCTTGTCGGACCCAAAGCGGCATTCCTGGCCGCGGCCGTTGACGCGGCCGGAGCGGACGTCGTCATGGCCGAGAATTCGGCCGAGGGCAAGGAAATCGCCGCCCGGCTCGGCATCCGTCTGGGCGCGGGCGTCATCACCGACGTCGTGGCCGTGGATGCTGACGGAACGGCCCACAAGTCGGTACTGGCCGGGTCCTACACGACCACTGCGAAGGCCACCACGCCCGTTTCCGTCCTGACCGTGAAGTCCAACAGCATCACCCCCGAGCCCGCGGCGTCCGCTACGGCGCCGGAAAGCGTCACGGTGCAGCTTCCGGCCGACGCCACCGCTGCCTCCGCCCGGGTCACGGCGCGAAACGAAAAACCCGCCAGCGGACGCCCGGATCTGGCCGAGGCCCGGATCGTCGTGGCCGGCGGCCGCGGCGTGGACGGCAACTTTGGTCCGCTGGAGGAACTCGCCGACGCCCTCGGCGCGGCCATCGGCGCCTCGCGGGCCGCCACGGACGCCGGCTGGATCGGCCACGACGCACAGGTGGGCCAGACCGGCAAGACAGTGTCGCCGCAGCTCTACATCTCTGCCGGCATTTCCGGTGCCATCCAGCAGAAGGCCGGCATGCAGACCGCCAAGGTGATCGTCGCCGTGAACAAGGACGCAGAATCGCCGATTTTCGAGATCGCGGACTTCGGCATCGTAGGTGACCTGTTCCAGGTCCTGCCGCAGGCGACGGCCGAAATCAAGAAGCGCAAAGGCTGA
- a CDS encoding electron transfer flavoprotein subunit beta/FixA family protein: MKIIVLVKHVPDAQFDRHLTGEANTVDRSESILSELDEYALEAALQLIEARGGEAAGNKVIALSMGPAGAVNAVKKSLQIGATEGVHLSDEALAGSDAAATSLALAAAIRHLGADTPADLILTGMASTDGETSLVPAQLAERLGLPQVTFAASLELDGGKLTARRDGDTHADTIEAELPAVVSVTDQINDPRYPNFKGIMAAKKKTITTLSLADIGVDPAHVGTSGSWTVVETAEARPPRTAGTIITDDGDAGIQLVEFLAAQKLL, from the coding sequence CTGAAGATCATTGTGCTGGTCAAGCACGTCCCGGATGCGCAGTTCGACCGCCACCTCACTGGCGAAGCCAACACGGTTGACCGCTCCGAAAGCATCCTGTCCGAACTGGATGAATACGCCCTCGAAGCGGCACTGCAACTGATCGAGGCCCGCGGCGGAGAAGCGGCCGGCAACAAGGTCATCGCCCTGAGCATGGGGCCGGCCGGGGCCGTCAATGCGGTGAAGAAGTCCCTCCAGATCGGCGCCACGGAAGGCGTGCACCTCAGCGACGAAGCCCTCGCCGGTTCCGATGCCGCGGCCACGTCCCTGGCACTCGCCGCCGCGATCCGCCACCTCGGCGCGGACACGCCCGCGGACCTGATTCTCACCGGCATGGCCTCCACGGACGGCGAGACCTCCCTGGTCCCGGCCCAGCTCGCGGAGCGGCTGGGGCTTCCGCAGGTAACTTTTGCCGCGTCGCTGGAGCTCGACGGCGGCAAGCTCACCGCCCGCCGCGACGGCGACACGCACGCGGACACCATTGAGGCTGAACTGCCCGCCGTCGTCTCGGTCACCGACCAGATCAATGACCCCCGGTACCCTAACTTCAAGGGGATCATGGCGGCGAAGAAGAAGACGATCACCACCTTGAGCCTTGCCGACATCGGCGTCGACCCGGCCCATGTGGGCACATCCGGTTCCTGGACCGTCGTCGAGACCGCCGAGGCCCGTCCGCCGCGCACCGCCGGCACCATCATCACCGACGACGGCGACGCCGGCATCCAGCTGGTCGAGTTCCTGGCCGCCCAGAAGCTGCTCTAA
- a CDS encoding trypsin-like peptidase domain-containing protein has protein sequence MTENPVPGASPEPTQQNRGPAGPQEGAPEQPHAVRAPEAAPGSPAPENQTLRMERAEDGAPRPVYPQQQPSQAQHPQAQHPQSQYPAADTQQFGAQPQHADTQQFGAPAQPSGPYGAPSQQGQGHGQGQPAQHQSGQSPYGYAPYAAHSGGQPPSGPYGSGQSFATDPAHAPKRKAAFGVPTLVASILAAGLIGGGVVAGSNALLADRSSTATSSTTQAGPVIVNNREDVNAITAAALKASPSVVTIKATSGSDGGTGSGIILDAEGHVLTNTHVVTLDGKAANATMEVRTSEGKVYSAKIVGTDPLSDLAVIKIDNPSGLVPATLGDSGKLNVGDTAVAIGSPLGLTGTVTDGIVSTLNRTISVASSAAPKDGADNSQGGDQGFQFAPPGGGQTPSTADQGSISINVIQTDAAINPGNSGGALVNTKGEIIGVNVAIASAGGDSSSGSSSGNIGVGFSIPINNAKRVAQEIISSGKATHGQFGVSVKAKAAGSSSSGFSVGAEVATVEPGSAADKAGVKVGDVVTKFQNLTISDPNQLTAAVREQPAGATVKVTVLRGGQQKDLDVTLGTAAEQ, from the coding sequence ATGACTGAGAACCCAGTGCCGGGTGCGTCACCGGAGCCGACACAACAGAACCGGGGACCCGCGGGACCGCAGGAGGGCGCCCCGGAGCAGCCGCATGCAGTCCGCGCCCCTGAGGCGGCACCTGGAAGCCCGGCACCCGAGAACCAGACCCTCCGCATGGAGCGCGCCGAGGACGGCGCACCGCGTCCGGTGTACCCGCAGCAGCAGCCTTCCCAAGCCCAGCACCCCCAAGCCCAGCACCCCCAGTCCCAGTACCCTGCCGCGGACACCCAGCAGTTCGGGGCCCAGCCCCAGCACGCGGACACCCAGCAGTTCGGGGCCCCGGCCCAGCCCTCGGGCCCCTACGGCGCACCCTCCCAGCAGGGTCAGGGACACGGACAGGGCCAGCCCGCCCAACATCAGTCCGGCCAGTCCCCGTATGGCTACGCCCCCTATGCTGCCCACTCCGGCGGCCAGCCGCCGTCGGGTCCCTATGGTTCCGGCCAGAGCTTCGCCACCGACCCGGCGCACGCCCCCAAGCGCAAGGCGGCCTTCGGCGTGCCGACCCTCGTGGCGAGCATCTTGGCGGCCGGCCTGATCGGCGGCGGCGTGGTGGCGGGCAGCAACGCGCTGCTGGCGGACCGTTCCTCCACCGCCACAAGCAGCACCACCCAGGCGGGCCCGGTGATCGTCAACAACAGGGAAGACGTCAACGCCATCACGGCGGCCGCCCTCAAGGCTTCCCCCAGCGTTGTGACCATCAAGGCAACCAGCGGCAGCGACGGCGGAACCGGCAGCGGGATCATCCTTGACGCCGAGGGCCACGTGCTCACGAACACCCACGTGGTCACGCTCGACGGCAAGGCCGCGAACGCCACGATGGAAGTCCGGACCAGCGAGGGCAAGGTGTACTCCGCGAAGATCGTCGGCACCGATCCGCTCTCCGATCTCGCCGTGATCAAGATCGACAACCCCTCGGGGCTGGTCCCGGCCACACTGGGTGACTCGGGCAAGCTGAACGTCGGCGACACCGCCGTCGCCATCGGCTCGCCGCTGGGACTCACGGGCACGGTCACCGACGGCATCGTCTCCACGTTGAACCGGACCATCAGCGTGGCGTCCTCGGCTGCCCCGAAGGACGGTGCGGATAACTCCCAGGGCGGTGACCAGGGCTTCCAGTTCGCGCCTCCGGGCGGCGGCCAGACCCCGAGCACCGCGGACCAGGGCTCCATCTCGATCAACGTCATCCAGACCGACGCGGCCATCAACCCGGGCAACTCCGGCGGCGCGCTGGTGAACACCAAGGGCGAGATCATCGGCGTCAACGTCGCGATCGCCTCCGCCGGCGGCGACTCGTCCAGCGGCAGCAGCAGCGGCAACATCGGCGTGGGCTTCAGCATCCCGATCAACAACGCCAAGCGCGTAGCCCAGGAGATCATCAGCAGCGGAAAGGCCACGCACGGGCAGTTCGGCGTCAGCGTGAAGGCCAAAGCCGCAGGCTCGTCCTCCTCCGGCTTCTCCGTGGGCGCGGAGGTTGCGACCGTCGAGCCGGGCTCGGCGGCTGACAAGGCCGGTGTCAAGGTGGGCGACGTCGTGACGAAGTTCCAGAACCTGACCATCAGCGATCCCAACCAGCTGACCGCTGCGGTGCGCGAACAGCCCGCCGGAGCCACGGTCAAGGTGACGGTCCTGCGCGGCGGCCAGCAGAAGGACCTGGATGTGACCCTCGGCACTGCTGCCGAGCAGTAG
- a CDS encoding TPM domain-containing protein, which yields MRSKLNRFLAVLGVAGLLALPAAPALAEDPVTIPSGQNIVDSANVLGSRKAEVQDAIQKLLKDHKYNLYVITAKTFENPTDPAAWAVAVATNKGMGKADVILTMSDDGKYYFSPAKASAIYSKTSNITQNAIVPNLAGGKRDFAQAAIDTAAAVGDAAGGGSGTVPSEAGAGSAVLVGVGVVAVGGAGAYLYFRNRRKKAAQGAGTSNGTQGAQPDPLAGLTVTELRRKSDSLLIEADDAIKSSEQELGFAQAQYGDSAVGNFTKALAEAKGHMTESFKLQQQLDDHIPDTEEQQRSWLGEIIRRSEAALASLQEQKADFDSLRELEKNAPQALAAVGAGAAEAEAKIASAEQSLTDLRAKYAESALVQVADNINQAKDRLDFVQNASATAREKLAAGENSLAAVAVRAAEESLHQTNVLIGAITKTAESLGEARSGLESAVVDTAQDLAQAKAMIQSGAHPELSGPVAAVEAALAQVKAEIQGGKIDPMATLERVATAHQTLDQALSGIRDQQEQARRAQASLQQSIMSAQAQISATSDYITARRGGVGTEARTRLAEAQRNLDYALSISRADPVTALQYAQQAHALAAQAAQLAQSDVDHFGGYENQGYGRGGMFGGSGGGGLGGAILGGILINSILHGGGGGWGGGGGGWGGGGDSGGGWGGGGDFGGGGDFGGGDSGSF from the coding sequence ATGCGGTCTAAGTTGAATCGTTTCCTCGCCGTCCTTGGCGTGGCCGGACTGCTGGCGCTCCCCGCCGCTCCCGCCCTGGCCGAAGACCCGGTAACCATCCCGTCCGGGCAGAACATCGTGGACAGCGCGAACGTGCTCGGCAGCCGCAAGGCCGAAGTCCAGGACGCCATCCAAAAGCTCCTGAAGGACCACAAATACAACCTGTACGTCATCACGGCAAAGACGTTCGAGAACCCTACGGACCCCGCAGCATGGGCGGTGGCCGTGGCGACGAACAAGGGCATGGGCAAAGCCGACGTCATCCTCACCATGTCCGACGACGGCAAGTACTACTTCTCCCCTGCCAAGGCCAGCGCCATCTACTCCAAGACCTCCAACATCACACAGAACGCCATAGTTCCGAACCTGGCCGGCGGAAAGCGCGACTTCGCGCAGGCGGCCATTGATACCGCCGCCGCGGTGGGCGACGCGGCGGGCGGCGGCAGCGGCACCGTGCCGTCCGAGGCCGGAGCCGGCAGTGCAGTCCTCGTCGGCGTCGGCGTCGTCGCCGTGGGCGGGGCGGGAGCGTACCTGTACTTCCGCAACCGGCGGAAGAAGGCAGCCCAAGGTGCAGGAACGTCCAACGGGACGCAAGGCGCCCAGCCGGACCCGCTGGCGGGCCTCACCGTGACGGAACTGCGCCGTAAGAGCGATTCGCTGCTGATTGAGGCCGACGACGCTATCAAGTCCAGTGAGCAGGAACTTGGCTTCGCCCAGGCCCAATACGGTGACTCCGCGGTGGGTAATTTCACCAAGGCGCTGGCGGAGGCCAAGGGCCACATGACGGAGTCGTTCAAGCTGCAGCAGCAGCTCGACGACCACATTCCCGACACCGAGGAGCAGCAGCGCAGCTGGCTCGGCGAAATCATTCGCCGCTCCGAGGCTGCCCTTGCCTCACTGCAGGAGCAGAAGGCCGACTTCGATTCCCTCCGGGAGCTGGAGAAGAACGCGCCGCAGGCTCTCGCCGCAGTCGGCGCCGGAGCAGCGGAGGCCGAGGCAAAGATTGCCAGCGCCGAACAGTCACTGACCGATCTGCGTGCCAAGTACGCCGAGAGCGCCCTGGTCCAGGTTGCTGACAACATCAACCAGGCCAAGGACCGCCTGGACTTCGTGCAGAACGCCTCGGCCACGGCGAGGGAGAAGCTCGCCGCAGGCGAAAACAGCCTCGCCGCCGTCGCGGTGCGCGCTGCGGAGGAAAGCCTGCACCAGACGAACGTGCTGATCGGCGCTATCACTAAGACGGCCGAAAGCCTCGGCGAGGCGCGCAGCGGGTTGGAGTCCGCCGTCGTCGACACCGCCCAGGACCTGGCCCAGGCGAAGGCGATGATCCAGTCCGGCGCCCATCCGGAGCTCTCCGGCCCGGTGGCCGCGGTGGAAGCCGCGCTGGCACAGGTCAAGGCGGAAATCCAGGGCGGCAAGATCGATCCCATGGCCACACTGGAACGGGTGGCCACGGCGCACCAGACCCTCGACCAGGCACTCAGCGGCATCCGGGACCAGCAGGAACAGGCGCGCCGCGCCCAGGCGTCGCTGCAGCAGAGCATCATGTCGGCCCAGGCCCAGATCAGCGCGACGTCGGACTACATCACCGCACGCCGCGGCGGCGTGGGCACCGAAGCGCGCACACGCCTGGCTGAGGCCCAGCGGAACCTGGACTATGCGCTCTCCATCTCCCGCGCCGACCCCGTCACCGCGCTGCAGTACGCTCAGCAGGCCCATGCCCTGGCGGCACAGGCCGCGCAGCTGGCCCAGTCCGACGTTGACCATTTCGGTGGCTACGAAAACCAGGGCTACGGCCGCGGCGGGATGTTCGGCGGCAGCGGCGGAGGCGGCCTCGGCGGCGCGATCCTCGGCGGAATCCTCATCAACTCCATCCTCCACGGCGGAGGCGGCGGCTGGGGTGGCGGCGGAGGCGGCTGGGGCGGCGGCGGCGACTCCGGCGGCGGCTGGGGCGGCGGCGGCGACTTTGGCGGCGGCGGTGACTTCGGCGGCGGCGACTCCGGCAGTTTCTAA
- a CDS encoding PspA/IM30 family protein, whose protein sequence is MVKQSIFGRMAQLAKANINSLLDQAEDPQKMLDQMVRDYTNNIAEAESAVAQTIGNLRMLQDDYNEDIKNAQDWGNKALAASRKADEYRARGDVGDAEKFDNLAKVALQRQIASENEAKAAEPSIASQTEVVDKLKHGLDQMKGKLNELTSKRNELVARSKTVQAQSQVHDALKSINIMDPTSEVGRFEEKIRREEAKVRGQQELAASSLDAQFNSLEDLGEQTEIEARLAAMKSGGSPAAIGTGDRAAATGSTVDEADFDKL, encoded by the coding sequence ATGGTTAAGCAGTCCATTTTCGGCCGCATGGCGCAGCTGGCGAAGGCCAACATCAACTCGTTGCTGGACCAGGCCGAGGATCCGCAGAAGATGCTGGACCAGATGGTCCGCGACTACACGAACAACATCGCGGAGGCTGAGTCCGCCGTGGCCCAGACCATCGGCAACCTGCGCATGCTCCAGGACGACTACAACGAAGACATCAAGAACGCCCAGGACTGGGGCAACAAGGCCCTCGCCGCCTCCCGGAAGGCCGACGAATACCGTGCCCGGGGCGACGTCGGGGACGCGGAGAAGTTCGACAATCTGGCTAAGGTTGCGCTGCAGCGCCAGATCGCCTCGGAGAACGAGGCCAAGGCCGCCGAGCCGAGCATCGCGTCCCAGACCGAGGTGGTGGACAAGCTCAAGCACGGCCTGGACCAGATGAAGGGCAAGCTCAACGAACTGACCAGCAAGCGGAACGAGCTGGTGGCCCGGTCCAAGACCGTGCAGGCCCAGAGCCAGGTCCACGACGCCCTCAAGAGCATCAACATTATGGACCCCACGTCCGAGGTTGGCCGTTTCGAAGAGAAGATCCGCCGCGAGGAAGCCAAGGTCCGCGGCCAGCAGGAGCTCGCCGCCTCAAGCCTGGACGCGCAGTTCAATTCCCTGGAAGACCTGGGCGAACAGACCGAGATCGAGGCCCGGCTGGCCGCGATGAAGTCCGGAGGCTCCCCCGCGGCCATCGGCACCGGCGACCGTGCTGCTGCGACCGGCTCCACGGTGGACGAAGCCGACTTCGACAAGCTCTAA